The following coding sequences lie in one uncultured Mailhella sp. genomic window:
- a CDS encoding LysR substrate-binding domain-containing protein gives MSNNFSLSNQFLYTFLVTAKYLSFTKASEELCITQSAVSHRIHSLEQELGFPLFYRMTRKIILTEEGNTLYNALESSFNQIDEAIKNIKKEESRGDLFIACAPSISGCWLLPRLNDFRDRHPEIILHILSDNTPLGLEKQDRNLDLAIYCGESISSGLHATPLLSDKLMPVCTKEYALEHNLIEHPEALKNCTLIHETSNAANLPYYLGWEIWSKWAGITGLPLHSGYSFDRAELTIIAAKQGFGVALGREWLLREALHKGELIVPFNLVFPAPQTYYILTTHKSILRPKVRAFHNWLLDKARESTAYAEQYHLHQF, from the coding sequence ATGAGCAATAATTTTTCGCTGTCAAATCAATTTTTGTATACTTTTCTTGTGACAGCAAAGTACTTGAGTTTCACAAAGGCTTCTGAAGAGCTCTGCATTACCCAAAGTGCCGTGAGTCATCGCATTCACAGTCTTGAACAAGAACTTGGTTTCCCACTTTTTTACAGGATGACGCGTAAAATAATTCTCACCGAAGAAGGAAACACGCTCTATAATGCTCTGGAGAGCAGTTTTAATCAGATAGATGAGGCCATCAAAAACATTAAAAAAGAAGAATCCAGAGGAGATCTGTTCATCGCCTGTGCCCCTTCCATCTCCGGTTGCTGGCTTTTGCCTCGTCTGAACGACTTCCGAGACCGGCATCCGGAGATCATTTTGCACATACTGAGCGACAACACGCCTCTCGGTCTTGAAAAACAGGACAGAAATCTGGATCTTGCCATCTACTGCGGAGAATCCATTTCCTCAGGACTGCACGCCACGCCGCTGCTCAGCGACAAGCTCATGCCCGTCTGCACCAAGGAATACGCGCTGGAGCATAATCTGATAGAACATCCGGAGGCATTGAAGAACTGCACGCTGATCCACGAAACATCGAATGCGGCAAACCTTCCCTACTATCTGGGCTGGGAAATCTGGAGCAAGTGGGCCGGAATTACGGGCCTGCCGCTCCACTCCGGCTACAGCTTCGACAGAGCGGAACTGACCATCATTGCCGCAAAACAGGGCTTCGGCGTGGCCTTGGGACGCGAATGGCTGCTCCGGGAAGCGCTGCATAAAGGGGAACTCATCGTTCCCTTCAATCTTGTCTTCCCTGCCCCGCAAACCTATTACATTCTCACCACACACAAGAGCATACTGCGTCCCAAGGTGCGGGCCTTCCACAACTGGCTTCTGGACAAGGCCCGGGAGTCCACGGCCTATGCGGAGCAATATCACCTTCATCAGTTTTAG
- a CDS encoding FAD-dependent oxidoreductase, with protein MSSSVLFTPIKINRMTLKNRIVMPAMASYHAAVNGEVTDKLIRYHAERAKGGAAMNIVEATYVARSGNSFDLGLGISDDFMIKGLSKLTEAVHQYDGKIAIQLQHGGRFGNPPTSGKPRMLVSMIPGLAPSENARVMDAGDIEELVEAYARAAGRAVEAGFDAVELHGAHGYLINQFLSPLTNRRDDCYGGSLENRLRFPLEVLAAVRKQVGDDYPVLFRFSMMEFMPGGIDMDQAVSICRAMTDHGVDMLNLSIGIGESVEYIIPPASVPDGWNADRAAVIKNAIGSRIPVAVVGRICNRRTAESIVDSGKADIVAMGRALLADPFLPKKLAEGRDEEILPCIGCNEGCTGMLNECRPISCAVNPRTGYEGDYPMDPAAVSKIIAVVGGGPAGCEVALTAACRGHKVVLFEAGSRLGGLANVAALPPGKGVYATLGAYYAGALARAGVDVRLNTRADVETLRAMHADHIVVATGGVPIVPGFCRGAEYVLAQDILEAKVQAGAKCLVIGGGLVGSETAEFLADQGKAVTIVELRDTIAADMEYKTRQMLMPRLAELGVVSMTETEVLSVCAGGEVRVKTPYVEKTLSGFDTIVVALGYRPDTTVCSELAAAGLDFVRVGDCKKVGKIINGVWDGFHIAYNF; from the coding sequence ATGAGCAGTTCCGTCTTGTTTACTCCTATAAAAATCAATAGGATGACTTTGAAAAACCGCATCGTCATGCCGGCCATGGCTTCCTATCATGCCGCCGTCAACGGTGAGGTGACGGATAAGCTTATTCGATATCATGCTGAACGCGCCAAAGGCGGTGCGGCCATGAATATCGTTGAAGCAACGTATGTGGCGCGGAGCGGAAACAGCTTCGATCTGGGACTTGGTATTTCCGACGACTTCATGATTAAAGGACTTTCCAAATTGACGGAAGCCGTGCATCAGTATGACGGCAAAATTGCCATTCAGCTGCAGCACGGCGGTCGCTTCGGCAATCCCCCCACTTCCGGCAAGCCCCGCATGCTTGTATCCATGATTCCCGGTCTTGCTCCTTCGGAAAATGCCCGCGTCATGGACGCCGGCGATATCGAAGAGCTCGTGGAAGCCTATGCCCGTGCCGCGGGCAGAGCCGTTGAGGCCGGTTTCGACGCCGTCGAGCTGCACGGTGCGCATGGCTACCTTATTAATCAGTTCCTCTCTCCGCTGACTAACCGTCGCGACGACTGCTACGGCGGTTCTCTGGAAAATCGTCTGCGCTTCCCGCTGGAAGTACTTGCCGCCGTTCGCAAGCAGGTCGGCGACGATTATCCCGTGCTTTTCCGCTTCAGCATGATGGAGTTCATGCCCGGCGGCATCGACATGGATCAGGCTGTCTCCATTTGCCGCGCCATGACCGATCACGGCGTGGACATGCTGAATCTTTCCATCGGCATCGGTGAATCCGTGGAATACATCATTCCGCCGGCCAGTGTGCCGGACGGCTGGAATGCGGACAGAGCCGCAGTCATCAAGAACGCCATCGGCTCCCGCATTCCCGTGGCGGTTGTCGGCCGCATCTGCAACCGTAGAACGGCGGAATCCATCGTCGACTCCGGCAAGGCGGACATCGTAGCCATGGGCCGGGCCCTTTTGGCCGATCCCTTCCTGCCGAAGAAGCTGGCGGAAGGACGCGATGAGGAAATCCTTCCCTGCATCGGCTGCAACGAAGGCTGCACCGGAATGCTCAATGAGTGTCGTCCCATCTCTTGCGCCGTGAATCCCCGCACCGGATATGAGGGCGATTACCCCATGGACCCGGCCGCCGTTTCCAAGATCATTGCCGTCGTCGGCGGCGGCCCTGCCGGCTGTGAAGTGGCGCTCACCGCGGCCTGTCGCGGACACAAGGTCGTGCTGTTTGAGGCCGGTTCCCGTCTGGGCGGTCTGGCCAATGTGGCGGCGCTTCCTCCGGGAAAGGGCGTGTATGCGACGCTGGGAGCCTATTATGCCGGAGCTCTTGCCCGGGCCGGAGTGGATGTGAGACTGAACACCCGTGCCGACGTTGAGACTCTGCGGGCCATGCATGCGGATCATATCGTGGTGGCTACGGGCGGGGTGCCCATTGTGCCGGGATTCTGCCGTGGCGCGGAATATGTGCTTGCTCAGGACATTCTTGAAGCAAAAGTGCAGGCCGGAGCAAAGTGCCTTGTCATAGGCGGCGGCCTGGTGGGCAGCGAAACCGCGGAATTCCTTGCCGATCAGGGAAAGGCCGTCACCATCGTCGAACTGCGCGACACCATTGCCGCCGACATGGAATACAAGACCCGGCAGATGCTCATGCCGCGCCTTGCCGAACTTGGCGTGGTCAGCATGACGGAAACGGAAGTTCTTTCCGTCTGTGCAGGCGGGGAAGTGCGCGTGAAGACTCCCTACGTGGAAAAGACGCTCTCCGGTTTCGACACCATCGTCGTTGCCCTGGGCTACCGGCCCGACACGACGGTATGTTCCGAGCTGGCGGCCGCCGGTCTGGACTTCGTTCGCGTCGGCGATTGCAAGAAGGTTGGAAAAATCATCAACGGCGTCTGGGATGGTTTCCATATCGCATACAATTTCTAA